A window of Aquitalea denitrificans contains these coding sequences:
- a CDS encoding ABC transporter permease, producing the protein MLLDYDRLGGWRWGLVGVGTVVMLFLLLPIVFIAALSFGDSQWLVFPPPGWTMQWYQQLLTDPVWVNALLTSAKVGVIVTVLSVTLGLLAALGLARSRFFGKSALQAFFLTPMVLPVVVLAVALYAFFLKLGLTGTLTGFVIGHLIIALPFSIITIGNSLQSFDSALEDAAMICGAGPLEVKWRVTLPAIRLGLFAAAIFSFLISWDEVVLSIFMASPTLQTLPVLIWSTLRQDLTPVIASASTLLVAFTVVLMLLASFLKKGSRQ; encoded by the coding sequence ATGTTGCTGGATTACGACCGTTTGGGCGGCTGGCGCTGGGGGCTGGTAGGTGTTGGCACCGTCGTCATGCTGTTTTTGTTGTTGCCTATCGTCTTTATTGCTGCCTTGTCGTTTGGAGATTCGCAGTGGCTGGTTTTCCCGCCGCCGGGCTGGACCATGCAGTGGTATCAGCAGCTGCTGACGGACCCGGTATGGGTGAATGCGCTGCTGACCAGTGCCAAGGTTGGCGTCATTGTCACGGTGTTGTCGGTGACGCTGGGTCTGCTGGCGGCCTTGGGTCTGGCACGCAGCCGCTTCTTCGGCAAGAGTGCATTGCAGGCGTTTTTCCTGACCCCCATGGTGTTGCCAGTGGTGGTGTTGGCGGTGGCCCTGTATGCCTTTTTCCTCAAGCTGGGCCTGACTGGAACCTTGACCGGCTTTGTGATTGGCCACCTGATCATCGCCTTGCCGTTTTCCATCATCACCATCGGTAATTCACTGCAGAGCTTTGATTCCGCACTGGAAGACGCTGCCATGATCTGTGGTGCCGGGCCACTGGAGGTGAAGTGGCGGGTGACACTGCCCGCCATCCGGCTGGGTCTGTTTGCCGCGGCCATCTTTTCCTTCCTGATTTCCTGGGATGAAGTGGTGCTGTCCATCTTTATGGCCAGTCCCACCTTGCAAACCCTGCCAGTGCTGATCTGGAGCACCTTGCGCCAGGATCTGACCCCGGTTATTGCCTCTGCATCCACCTTGCTGGTCGCCTTTACGGTAGTCCTGATGCTGCTGGCTTCCTTTTTGAAGAAAGGCTCACGCCAATGA
- a CDS encoding ABC transporter ATP-binding protein, whose translation MTTPFLQIRGLRKTYDQVVAIDHVSLDIKQGEFMTFLGPSGSGKSTTLYIVAGFQEPTEGQVLLNGKSLLDVAPNKRNIGMVFQRYTLFPHLTVGENVAFPLRVRRCPESEIKAKVEKMLELVHLADYRDRLPGQLSGGQQQRVAIARALAYDPPLLLMDEPLSALDKKLREEIQFELRRIHQETGVTILYVTHDQEEALRLSDRIAVFSQGRIEQVGTGEELYEHPSSRFVAGFIGNSNFLPVKVEQMGAGRARAIFPNGQAVEGDARAFAAGSEGTLMVRPEQMRIRPHATSAQGLAVTVRDMTYLGDSMHFAVQTPWEQELAVRMAVRDGQGLCIGSSAVLEWDTQHGHVFA comes from the coding sequence ATGACAACACCTTTCCTGCAGATTCGTGGCCTGCGCAAAACCTACGATCAAGTGGTCGCCATCGACCATGTTTCCCTGGACATCAAACAGGGTGAATTCATGACCTTTCTCGGGCCATCCGGCTCGGGCAAGAGCACCACGCTGTATATTGTTGCCGGCTTCCAGGAACCGACCGAAGGCCAGGTATTGCTGAACGGCAAATCCTTGCTGGATGTGGCACCCAACAAGCGCAACATCGGCATGGTGTTTCAGCGCTATACCTTGTTTCCGCATCTGACCGTGGGCGAAAACGTTGCTTTCCCCCTGCGGGTGCGCCGCTGTCCTGAAAGCGAAATCAAGGCCAAGGTGGAAAAAATGCTGGAGCTGGTGCACCTGGCAGACTATCGCGACCGTCTGCCCGGCCAGCTGTCCGGTGGCCAACAGCAGCGCGTGGCCATCGCCCGCGCCCTGGCTTACGACCCGCCGCTGTTGCTGATGGATGAGCCGCTGTCGGCACTGGACAAGAAACTACGTGAAGAAATCCAGTTTGAACTGCGACGCATCCATCAGGAAACCGGCGTCACCATTCTGTACGTGACGCACGACCAGGAGGAGGCGCTGCGCCTGTCCGACCGCATTGCGGTGTTCAGCCAGGGGCGTATCGAGCAGGTTGGAACCGGGGAAGAGTTGTACGAACATCCATCGTCACGCTTTGTGGCGGGCTTCATCGGCAACTCCAACTTCCTGCCGGTCAAGGTGGAGCAAATGGGTGCAGGCCGCGCGCGCGCCATCTTCCCTAATGGCCAGGCAGTGGAGGGTGATGCCCGGGCTTTTGCCGCTGGTAGCGAGGGCACGCTGATGGTGCGTCCGGAGCAAATGCGGATTCGCCCGCACGCAACTTCCGCCCAGGGGCTGGCTGTTACCGTGCGCGATATGACTTATCTGGGCGACAGCATGCATTTTGCCGTGCAAACGCCCTGGGAGCAGGAGTTGGCCGTGCGCATGGCAGTGCGGGATGGCCAGGGCTTGTGCATCGGCTCCTCCGCTGTACTGGAGTGGGATACGCAGCATGGGCATGTGTTTGCCTGA
- a CDS encoding NAD-dependent succinate-semialdehyde dehydrogenase, translating to MDQLNETGLLLQCCYIDGQWVDAAEHFAVFNPATGEQIASVPRMGVAETRKAIEAAERAGPAWRALSAKQRSQYLRRWFDLVLQHQDALARILTAEMGKPLAEARGEIAYGASYIEWFAEEAKRIHGDVIPSPSTDRRLLTIKQAVGVVAAITPWNFPNAMLARKIAPALAAGCTVVAKPAELTPLSALALARLAEQAGIPPGVINILTGDPLAIGGELSSNPLVRKLTFTGSTEVGRLLLRQCADTVKKVSMELGGNAPFIVFDDADLDAAVEGAMLSKYRNAGQTCVCANRLYVQDGIYEAFVSRLRERVASLQVGNGMDAGVTMGPLIDHKALGKVEAHIADALAQGAKLVTGGQRHRLGGSFFEPTILRDVKADMRVAQEETFGPLAPVFRFRDEQDVIRQANASEFGLAAYVFSRDHARIWRVAEALEVGMVGINTGLISTEAAPFGGIKQSGSGREGSRYGIEDYLEIKYLCMGGIE from the coding sequence ATGGATCAACTGAATGAGACCGGGCTGCTATTGCAGTGTTGCTATATCGATGGCCAGTGGGTGGATGCTGCAGAACATTTTGCGGTGTTCAACCCCGCCACTGGTGAACAAATTGCCAGCGTTCCGCGCATGGGCGTGGCTGAAACCCGCAAGGCCATTGAGGCCGCCGAGCGGGCTGGTCCTGCCTGGCGGGCCTTGAGTGCCAAGCAGAGGTCACAGTACTTGCGACGCTGGTTTGATCTGGTGTTGCAGCATCAGGACGCACTGGCACGGATACTGACTGCCGAAATGGGCAAGCCACTGGCCGAGGCACGTGGCGAGATTGCCTATGGTGCCAGTTATATCGAGTGGTTTGCCGAAGAAGCCAAACGGATTCATGGCGATGTGATTCCGTCGCCCAGTACCGATCGCCGCTTGCTTACCATCAAGCAGGCCGTGGGGGTGGTGGCGGCAATCACGCCCTGGAACTTCCCAAATGCCATGTTGGCACGTAAGATCGCCCCGGCGTTGGCCGCTGGTTGTACTGTGGTGGCCAAACCGGCTGAACTGACGCCCTTGTCGGCGCTGGCACTGGCCCGCTTGGCAGAGCAGGCGGGCATTCCTCCGGGCGTGATCAATATACTGACTGGCGACCCGCTGGCCATCGGCGGTGAGTTAAGTAGCAACCCGCTGGTACGCAAGCTGACCTTTACCGGTTCAACGGAAGTAGGGCGGCTACTGTTGCGTCAGTGCGCTGATACGGTAAAGAAAGTCAGCATGGAGCTGGGTGGTAATGCGCCATTTATCGTGTTTGACGATGCGGATCTGGATGCCGCTGTCGAAGGTGCCATGCTGTCCAAATACCGCAATGCAGGGCAGACCTGTGTCTGTGCCAACCGGCTGTATGTGCAGGATGGTATTTACGAAGCCTTTGTGTCTCGCTTGCGGGAGCGCGTGGCAAGCTTGCAGGTGGGCAATGGCATGGATGCGGGCGTGACAATGGGCCCGCTGATTGATCATAAGGCACTGGGCAAGGTGGAAGCGCACATTGCCGATGCCCTGGCGCAGGGTGCCAAACTGGTGACAGGTGGACAGCGCCACCGGCTGGGCGGCAGTTTCTTTGAACCAACCATCTTGCGCGATGTGAAGGCTGACATGCGGGTGGCGCAGGAAGAAACTTTTGGCCCCCTGGCGCCTGTGTTCCGTTTCCGGGACGAACAGGATGTCATCCGGCAGGCCAATGCCAGCGAGTTCGGTCTGGCTGCCTATGTGTTCAGTCGTGACCATGCCCGTATCTGGCGGGTGGCGGAGGCGCTGGAGGTTGGCATGGTCGGGATCAATACCGGCTTGATTTCAACCGAAGCGGCCCCCTTTGGCGGCATCAAGCAATCCGGTAGTGGCCGGGAAGGTTCCCGTTATGGGATAGAGGATTACCTCGAAATAAAATACCTGTGTATGGGTGGAATTGAATAA
- a CDS encoding ABC transporter permease: protein MSTAVSSVAVPTRRRFRLSAETRGIKLMLPVLLLLMLFFLVPVITLLLRSIMEPTPGLQNYAELLGSQTYVRVFFNTFMVAGVVTLITLLLGFPTAWLLAILPQRWSRLMFAVLLLSMWTNLLARTYAWMVLLQQTGLINRVLMAIGVIDQPLTLVNNLIGVTIGMTYIMLPFLVLPLHATLRAIDPSTLRAAAVCGASRWQSLRLVLLPLALPGIASGALMVFVMSLGYYVTPALLGGTSYMMLAELIAQLVQSLLNWGLAGAAAFVLLVVTLGLYAVQLRYLGGGRSGMGGR from the coding sequence ATGTCCACTGCTGTGAGTTCGGTTGCCGTGCCGACACGCCGTCGGTTTCGACTGAGTGCCGAGACGCGGGGCATCAAATTGATGCTGCCTGTCTTGTTATTGTTGATGCTGTTTTTCCTGGTTCCGGTCATCACCCTGCTGCTACGCAGCATCATGGAGCCAACACCTGGCTTGCAGAACTACGCTGAGTTGCTTGGTTCACAAACCTATGTGCGGGTGTTTTTCAATACTTTCATGGTGGCCGGTGTCGTTACCCTGATTACCTTGCTGCTTGGATTCCCCACGGCCTGGTTGCTGGCCATCCTGCCGCAGCGCTGGTCGCGGTTGATGTTCGCGGTACTGCTGCTGTCGATGTGGACCAATCTGCTGGCACGCACTTACGCCTGGATGGTGCTGTTGCAGCAAACGGGGTTGATCAACCGGGTGCTGATGGCCATTGGGGTGATTGACCAGCCGCTGACACTGGTGAACAACCTGATTGGCGTCACCATCGGCATGACCTACATCATGCTGCCCTTCCTGGTGTTGCCCCTGCATGCCACCCTGCGCGCCATCGACCCCTCCACGCTGCGCGCCGCCGCAGTCTGTGGTGCCAGCCGCTGGCAGTCCTTGCGCCTGGTGCTGTTGCCACTGGCCTTGCCCGGCATTGCCTCCGGGGCCTTGATGGTGTTTGTCATGTCGCTGGGCTATTACGTGACGCCCGCGCTGTTGGGCGGCACCAGCTACATGATGCTGGCCGAGCTGATCGCCCAACTGGTGCAGTCCTTGCTCAACTGGGGCCTGGCCGGTGCGGCTGCTTTTGTACTGCTGGTGGTAACCCTGGGTTTGTATGCGGTACAGCTGCGCTATCTGGGTGGTGGCCGTAGCGGAATGGGAGGGCGCTGA